Genomic window (Tripterygium wilfordii isolate XIE 37 chromosome 11, ASM1340144v1, whole genome shotgun sequence):
TGGATAtaagtttctctctctctctctcgaataTGGGGTGGCTAATTGGTGGATataagtctctctctctctatatatatatacacacacatatgcatatatatgtaaggATGCCAGTTGGGCATGGACTGGACAACACTTGCAGCAGAGGACATGTGAACTTTTTGGGTCCCAACTCCCAATAATAATATCCCCCATTTCAGAATCACATGAAAACATTCACCATTCAATTATTTACACAATGACAAGATTGTCTatttgggtgtttttttttttacattaatCACCAGAATATGAACCATTCAAGATTAATTAAGTTAAGTCTAAGAGGAGGCTCCAACAGTCCAACTTGAACCCTAAATTATCATTAGCACAAAGGTTAAGTGAGAACTTGTCATCTTTAGAAGTTATGGATTCGATTCTTACCTTAAATCAGCAAATTGAATCTTCATGTATTTTTCTGACACGAGTGATTTGTATAAGGTTTCATGAATTTATCTAATGCACATTCAATGATAATGATTTGAGTATTGTATTATGTGAATTTATTGGATTATTGATACATAGGAGACTAGGCGTACAtaagagaaatatatatatatatatatatatatatatattatctaatCTAATGTAATATTTTAGTGAAGCTTAGAAAGAGAATCTGGCCTATACAACACTTGAGGGAGAATAAATGCATCTTTAATGTTAGTTTATTAATATAACCAAGATTTGTTCAACACTTGCTTTTATCACTTGTGGGGCCCACTCATATGATGAGGTCACAATTGTCACTTAATAGTTAATGCCAACCAGGTGGGCCCAATATATCATTTCATTTAAGCAAAAAGAtgccttttaatgtttttatatatttattcatAGTGAAATCGAATATCTCACTAATTTCACATATAGCAATGAGAATCATTTCACGAAAGCATGTGATTAGATTGATAATCGATTGAGTTAAACACATGTGTGttcaaaatttaattataatgtgAAATATATTTgtcaataatattttaaaaaaaaaaagcaatgagAATAATTTCTCTGCAATTATCCTATTTTGAGAGTTTATAATGACAAGAAGAGAAATTTGAGCTCTTCAACCCAACCATTTCAGAAGATTGAATTTTCGTTTTTAGTTTTTGGTCATGGTACGAGACCAAATTAATACTGGCGTCATTTCAATTGTGTCTATTTATATGTTAATATGATGATTAAGTCTTAAGTCACAAGATTTTGTGTAGTGACCAACAACCCTTTAGTCGATGTGATTAAGGCATAAATTAGACTTGGTGGTATCTGTAGTGGTCAGAAATCGTCTATCCCATCTCTGTGGGCCCACGACTTTTCAACATGTACAATCTCAGAAACCATATCCTCGTCGTGCTTCTCGACTACAACCTTTGGCCCACCTCGATGTCGACCTCTCATCATCTCGACATCGACGTGATCTTCACTTCGCCGTCGACCTCCCCGCCACCTCACCATTTAGCTATCGACCTTTTGTCATTCTGATGTAAAGTCCTATTGATAACTCTTTCATATCGATCTGATACTCATTCTACCTTTTACATCTCTTAAGTCAACTTTGACATTTGTACCTATCGTCCCTAACAACAAAAGACTACATCCCAAACATCTCTCCGCCAAAATTGCAGTGTCAGACCTTACTCTTGAGTTCTGACACACGAAACCATACCTTGTCCTGTCCTTTTCACCAGACTAGGTGGTCAGACCTGGTACTGTCACACTTTCGTTGCATGTTGCCTTCTCTCTCTAACGATAACCTAGAATAAATGTCTCGTATAGAATGGGATACGTGTCCCTCAAAGAGAGTATTTAAGCCAAAATCCTTCACTATTGAAGGAATATTCTTCTCCTTCCctcttatgaactcttgtatgtcTTGAACTTCAAGCAATCCTAATCAGTCATAGACCTTTTTACACCGAACATTCATaagttaaaaagtaaaaaaaaaaaattatacaagaTAAACATACAATATATTCTTTTTGTCATCACAATCATTATTGACTTGAACCTCGGAGACCATTTGACATTTGAGTGGCACATTACGCTTGTCCAAGTTCCCCTGTTATCAACATTTGTTCGTTTCATTTCACAGATTGTTGATGATCcgttttaaatattatttgattGTCGATTCAAACATCTACCGTACCCAAGTTGAGTCCCCTCCCCgtttgctttaaaaaaaaaaaaggtagtgTAGTGTAGTGTAGGGAACTCCGAATCAATGCTTTTAGATTTTAGAATTTTACATCAAAAAAAACGCGCATATCTGTGAATGAGACCAAAGAAGACCATATATGTTGAGATGTGATCGCACCCCACATTTCTTTGGActtgtctctttctctctgtaTCACATTCATTGATCACGTGACCCTCTCCATTCAATTTCAGAGAGAGAAACTGAGTCTGAGACACAGTGTCTCATTCTCAACTCTTAAACCCAAAAACcctttcaactttcaatgaGTCTTCACTCTCCATCCACTGTCTTTTAATTTTCTCTGCCACAcacagagggagagagaaagtgaaaaGCAAAGGCATTTCTTTGCACTTGCGGAGCAGTGACTCTGTCTCAAGGGTTAGAGATAGAGCGAGAGAGTGCTAgcttttgtgtgtttgtgtgtgtataagTATAAGAAATGCAGCAGCACCTGATGCAGATGCAGCCCATGATGGCAGCCTATTACCCCAACAACGTCACTACTGATCACATTCAACAGgtttctccctctccctctccttctcCCCTTTTTGACCTCTCTGTCTCTGGTCGATTCACTTTCTTCAGTCGTCCTCAAGTCCTTTACttgcttttctttctcttcttcttttttcaatgaTGACTACTGTAGTTTTCACGTTCCTTCTGTTCTTTACCAGTTAGCCCCTACCGTGTTtaacatagtttttttttgtatgttcttttgttgtttttgtgtaaatttATAACACCCACTTATAAATCTCTAATTTAATTGACTTTATCCAAGTGGGTGCTCTATTTTCCTCCTTAAAAGGATGTTCTTTACTGATTATCGTACATGGTGCTCCACCTTCAGAAGTTGtttagtattttttatttgttttcttctgttacttgtattttttatttgttgggttcGATATTCAATAGATCTGTTTATGAACTTTTGTATGTTTTACCCTTCCTTTTGACAGCTTGAATTTAGGTTCAAATTGATTTAATGTCTACATTCCTGCTAAAATCACATAAAACAGTGTTTGTTTAGCTTGTTTGCTTTAGATGGGGAAATGTAGTTGTCTCCTGCTAAACTGAAATAGTGTCTCATGGCCTATGTTACCATTTTGAGGACTAAcatgaatgaatttttttttcataactcTGCTGAAAATAACATGTGGATATTCTGCAAGGCAGCTACTGTGTTTCTTGATTACATCCAGTTTAATTCACCAAGACTGTAAATAAATAAGGCAATGTACAATGAAAAAGGAAATTCCTTGAGCCTTAGTCGGCCAACTAGTGAATCATAATTTCTTAAGCTTTAGCTGCTGTTCTCATATGAACTTGAAGCTACATAATACTTTGATGGTGAAATACCGAAAAAAGTTATTACCTGCTTTTGCTGGAGCCTGTTGGATGTTTCAGATGCCCTTTATTTGGTGGTCCTTCCTTATTGTTGCCATTTGATGGTTGATCATTTAGATTTGCTCTTTGTCTGCTGATGTGGTCCTTTCTAGATAACCTTTACACCATGATCCTTTCTAGATATGGTCTTTTTGATATGTGGTCCTTTGTTTGTGCTTCCACAATTTGGCCCGGCATTTTTGCTATATAAGTTGATTATTTGTGGGACAAATATGACAGTTTGGTGGTTTCTGTTGATAGCATACTAGTGGTAGCTGATCTTCCACAAATGACTTCTTATAGTACGACTTCTGCGTTCATGTAGCCCACCTCACaatctaaaattattttacaCGTGGACGTCGTTTTATTGTTTGAGATCCAAATTATGTAGAATCTTATGGTGATTATCGGGTACTATCTGTGTTTTAGACTTGATGTTGGTGTGCCTTATTATGTGCAAAATGTCTGAAGAAGGTAAGTTAATTGCTAGCCTATTTGCGTTAGTGATCTATCTTGTCTTTTACGATGACTATGATAAAGAATATTAAGTTGTTTAGATAGGAAGTGGTGCGAGTGCAGAAGTTAGTACTACATATAGACCACAATCATTTGTGATCTGTTTTATGGGAGGCTTAATTTGAGGTTCCTTGTTGGCCTTTTAGATTAGTGAATCGTGCTCCTCCTGAAATTGGGAGTTCCTTAATAGAGCTTTCTGATGTGGCTTCCAAAGACTTTCTAACTTTGATTGTGCACAAAACTGGATTGCTCGAGTGCTATTATGGAGATTAAGTAGCTTCAGAAACTAGAAAGATGGTCTAATTATGTGCAAAGATTTTTCATCTAATCATTTATAGGGAAACTACTTCTCGAGTGTGTATCAGTGCAATGTTTCTTCCTAAATTGCAAGTTATTGCTTGGTTACTGCATTATTCAAATGTTTTCGTGATCCTAAATTTTGTTTCTGAGAAGTTGAGAAGGTAAAACATGATTTACTGGCAAGTTTAGGTATCCGCATATCAAACTTTTTACGTGTTTTTCCCTCCTTGTTTTTGCATGTTGGTTTTCATGAAGGCTTTTAGGTGAAAGCATGATTTTTCCTGATTCAGCATGTAGCCTTCAGTTTCTGTCATACGTTGTATCAACAATGAAGTGGTATATATGTCATCCTCATATCCTGTAGTATCGAGATACACTGTAAATTGTAATCGTTGTCAACATATGAAGCAGGAAACTCATTTGGAAAGGCATTATGTTAATGTAGTTTCAGTGGCTGACTAAAAGAAGTCAATAAAAGTTGCATGTGTCGTTGCTGAGAAGCAATAAGTTTCCTTGATGCTTGGACACATAAGCTACCTTAGTGTAGGAGTATGTCGGCAAATACTCTCAAAATTGTGGCATTTGGATTCTGGCGTAGTTCTAtgctgttttcttcttttagtGTCAAGCTTTTAAGATTATAAATTCCTTTTCATGTGaactctttttgttgttcctaggGTCCCTAGTTTGATATTTAGATCAACATGGGAAAGGAAATATATCAAATTGCTAGAAAGGTCTATCATTTTCATTTACTACATTTTGCACGCACTACGAGTTCTTCCTCTGGTAATGTGCATGGCTACAATTTATTATGCATTTCAAATTTCCCGTCGGAGATTTCTAATGTTTTTTCCTACACTTACTGCAATTATTTAGATTGTTTTCATTGACTAAATTGTGAATCCTACAACTTTATTGCTTATTCGTCCCTGCCTTCATTACTTATCTCATGCAGTATTTGGATGAGAACAAGTCCTTGATTTTGAAGATTGTTGAGAGCCAGAATTCAGGGAAACTGAATGAATGTGCAGAGTAAGCATAAACCTTGCACTGAACATCTCAATGTTGCTCGTCTTTCATACTGAGAGTTTTTCAAATCTGTTGTATGTTTTGCATGACCATTCCAACATGTTAAGGATTTGATGGACATGTGTTGCCCTTCCtcgttattttattttttttctgggCAAAAGGAAATGGTCATTGGCTATGCTATGCACTGAATATTGTTCGACAACAGTAAATGTTTGCGAAAATAGCAAAGATGACCATAAAGAAACCAGCCTCAGAAGGCAAAacatgttttttaaattttgtggcCCTAGCCGTGAATATTTTGAGTCTGAATTGATGATTACCTTCTTTTATTCTTGTAGGAACCAAGCAAGGCTACAGAGAAACCTCATGTATTTGGCTGCAATTGCTGATTCTCAACCCCAACCGCCTACCCTGCATCCTCAGGTATGAAACGTTTCTGAATATTTAAGTAATtattagaataataataatcttcAAGTCCTACTCCTACGATTCACTGCCATTTAGTTTTTTGGTGTCTCTGTGAACACTGGTTCACCAAATCTTAAATTTGCTTTTATATTATATGATGTTTACTCAATTTTGTGCGGTTAGTTTGACAAATACTAACTGCCTGTCCTGTTGGGTCTCTTAACTACTTACAGTACCCTTCCAGCGGCGTAGTACAACCTGGATCACACTATATGCAGCACCAACAAGCTCAGCAGCTGACACCACAATCAGTCATGGCTGCACGATCATCCATGTTGTACAGTCAACAGCCATATCTGCAACAACAGCAAGCCTTGCACAGCCAACTCGGTATGAGCTCCGGTAGTGCTGGACTTCACATGCTGCAGAGTGAGGCCGCCAATGCTGGAGGCAGCGGGGCACTTGGAGTTGGAGGTTATGCTGATTTTGGCCGTGGCTCTTCTGGAGAAGGCTTGCACATTGGCAGTAGGGGAATGGCTGGAGGCAGCAAGCAAGACATTGGATCTGCTGAGGGCCGAGGCGGGAGCTCTGGTGGCCAGGGTGTTGATGGTGGTGAAACGCTCTATCTGAAAGGAGGTGATGACAGTAATTGAGAGGTGAGAATGATGCTGGTAGTGTGGCTAGGTAGTGTTTTAAAGTAGGAGAAGCGGAAATTGATCTCCGCGCGCTTGATACTTTTAATGAGAAAGAAAAGTTCGTCTAAAAACAATAGTCAGGGCTCTACTTCCTGCCTGTAGCTTGgctgtttttttgttttctgtgttGAGACAATGCATCATATGCTAGTGTATGTTGTAAATTTTTAGGTCAATTTCTGATTTGGTGTGATTTTAAGTAAGTTTTATGTTGTTGTGCTAAGCTCACATTTCTGATTTTCTAGTGCATGTCTCAGGCTACATGAAAGGCTTGTGGGTTATAAATGGAGGCCCTTCATATAGGGTTTATTGACATGAGCATGCTTGTATGTGGAATTCCATTATTGTGTTTGAAATCTGATGGCatttttagggttagggttactAAGCTAGTTAAATTTCTATGAGGCTATGATTGGCATGGGGACTCAAGGGCGGGCAGGGAATGGGTTAGTAAATTGACGGTTGGGAAAGATTAGGGAGGAGGTTATGGAAGTTTGATAGCGGGGAGTTTGCATGTCAGGGAGGACGTTGTTGTTAACTAATCTACTGCATTTGCTAGATAAAATTTTTGTCCATTGCTGTGTTAATTTATTTTTGCTACGTCTGGACCATTTTGGTTTGGGATTTTGTTTGGGCTTAGAAATCTACTAGTTTGTAGTTTAGTGTCTATTCCTTTGTGAATCAAGTGGAATGAGATATTTCATTGAACTTCCAcctaaatattaattaaaattttagtaAATTTTTACTGAAATTTGACAAAGTATACTGAGAACTGGGAaatttatattgaaatttacTATAATTTTCCCATATAATTTGTCAAAATTTCAATCTAATTTAGTGAAATTTTAGTGGTGGTGCCGGGAATTGAGAAATAAGAGCCACACGTGCATACTAAAACGTAAGTAAAGGGTACCTTTTGTGAGCAGGAAGAACATAGAAGTAAGGATGAGACTCATTCAGTGAATAAGTacattatttattgattttcatCTTTCGAAATTTCTCAGCTGCGATTAGTTTTGAAATTCGTGCTTGATATCCCTTCTGTTTTTTACAAGTGCATGTGAAAGAATAACCTGCCATTTCACTTTTCTTTTGCACTTGCCAAATCCAAGATTTTAAAAACCGGATCGGTCATCGAACTGGAAAATTTATTGATTCAAGGTTTAAAGGTCCAATCGGGATTTGAACCAAGTTCAAACtgatttaatataattaattataaaatatatattcatttaaatattaataataattataaaattttcatatttgtaaTACTCACAATATTAGAAATGTTTGAATAAATGTAATAATACAAATTTTGATATATAGAATTAATGTATTCTTTTAAATAGATAAAGTATTATAGTCTAATTGGTTAAAACATTGGTGTTATGAATGAAAGAATGAGTTCGAACCCCATCAATAAGAagtctttaaaaaaatttcacatttaGTCTAATGAGTGATGAATCAATTAATGTCTTtattaaatttatcattttttttatcagatacaataaatatattatatttttcaagAAGGTAGAGGTCGTAattgaatatattatattgaattCACTTCATTTCCTAAACAAAATATGTGTAGTAGCCTAGTTAGTAAGAATCTTTAGCTTTTAAGCAAAGGTATGGGTTCTATTCTTATCAAAaacattattttcttcatttaatCAAAGGCCAACCGGTTCGTGCAAACCGGTCGGATCAACTATAAAAAGCCATCGGTCTAGAGTTCATCGGTTTTATGTTTGTTGACCGACCGAATGTAGGCCCGATCATCGATTGGACCGGTTCGATTTTCAAAACACTGGTCAAATCTAAACCTTATATTTATCAAACGCACAAATACCAACCACGTGTTAAATATTTGCTTTTGAAAGACCATGTCGTGTCGTGGTCTCTCTGGACTCAAGGACGTGAGATCCTCCTTACAGCAGGCGAATGCCATTTCCTTCTCCTTGGGTGAGGTTCCTATTTCTACGAGATCTTTCAATACTCCTAGCGCTCTACTCTTCTGTCTTTAGACGGGTTTGCTGGTTCAATAATGCTTGCCAGGCTCTTATCCATTCATTTGACTAAGTGAAGCTCCTTGTTCATCGCCTGAGCTTCTCCTACCTTTGCTGGAGCTCTTCTTGCTTGCGGCGCACTGCCTCCTCAATTTTTCTTTCTAGAGAAATCCCATTCTCATCTTTCTCCAGTTGACTTTCTTGCCTCTCTCTTGCATCTATCTCTAGTGTTCTTGTCATGATGCAACCTATAAATTCATTGGAAATTACTCGCTTCACACAAACGACGCCAAATTATCGATGCAAAAATCTATACGACTCATACGTCAGTAGTTGGGGTCCAAGCTGTGACGTAGACACTGAATATCTATcctgtaaaagaaaagggagggCGGCTCTTCATGGCCCAGGAATACGTCAACGCTCAAGTCAGTGTCTTTATTAAGTATCCAATAATACAATTGAGAGCATATCTCATCTCAATTTGATAGTTCCTTTTGTAGGCGTTGTGATACATTTGTTGGGATTATCATATCCTGATTTTTGAGTTTGTTAGAATCTTGAGTTGATTTTGACATTGAGGTTGATCTTGTCGTTAGGGTGGTTGTGATATGAGGATTAACCTTGATCTGACTCTAGGTTGAGTCCTCCCTAAGTTGACTCTAAGGGGTTTTCTATGAGGTCTTCCCTCTCTGTGCCACATGTCATGCTGACTGGGAATGACATTTTTATTCATCCATACTTGGCATAAATTATATTGGTAATATACTACataattatatactatatatctaaatatatattaatttattgtgtACTATAAACCAACAGTTCAACTTTCATCGTACTGATTGAAACTCGAAAACTTTCAACTTTCAGCTTGTAGAACCTAGGCGACACAATAAGGGGGTTGAATTCTGATCCCAAATTTCAATTGGGAATCCCCTTATCtttaaatagcaaataaaccataagaataaaaacacaaaacacaCAAGTATATAGATATAGAGACAAAATGAAATGtcaaataacaaatcaaatcagaTTAGGGTAGAAACTAATTGAAGGACACAATAATAGTTAAAACCCTAACGTAACGTGTCACAAATAAAGTTTTCAATCAATTGTCCAACTACACAAGTTTTGCATACGCAACCAAGAAATAATTCTTAGCTTGCAATctttaaacaaaaataagaaaattgagTCAAATTTATGTCACATTAATACAATCATATCACTTGAGTTTATAAAGATGTTCAAGTAGAGATGTAGTCACTTATGACACTTAGAATCAGATTGTACGATAAGATAATCTTGTTTTGAAATCATATAGTTTAAGTATAGAATGGTGTGTTGATTTGAAAATGAGCAtttcaaaaatacaaaattgaagCAGGCTATCAATTAAAAAATTTGCAAGACAAGACAATGATATTTATGGTGGTTCAGAGCACTCTCTTATGTCCACTCCCTAAGCACCCTTACTTAGActtttcaaatccactaggataGAAAGTTTTCTTGATGACACCAATAATTAAGAGGTTTTCAACAAATTGACCCCTTAACTTTTCACCAAGGGTTTTGACAAACTCACCCTTAAATTTTTCACAATCTCACAAGGAGAGAGATATAATTTTAGGCTCAAAGTTCCACTCCAGTGTTTGTTTACAAAATAAAAGGGTTTGAGGGAACTCTTTACAATGTCTCTTAGTTTGGATATATAATGAAGAAATTAGAGAGCTGAATACTTGAAGACTTTCTAGGACGACATGACTTGAGAGAACAACAGAGCTTGAATGAAAGAGAGCTTGAGACAATGAGAGAAACGGCTATGTAGTTTGGAGCAAGTCTTGCATCATCTCCTATTGTAGGCATGGTTATTTATAGAAAAGCCAAGTAGAGCTAGTTGAAACCAACCCTTGACCTTCTCAAATcctctttgaatttgaattagaATGTAATTgttgaaaacaaacttgattttctcattttgaagtGCACCAATTTCTCTTTGAAAAATTCAGGCAACAAACTGGATTTCTTCCTTTTAAATGCAACAACGCCTTCCTTTGAATGTAGCCAACATACTTGGCCTAATAAACTCAAGAATTTCGTCCATCTTGTTAAAGAAATGCAACAATTTAATGATAATAGttccattttgacttgaataaGAACTTCAATAACTTGACTTTTGAAATTGACTCCTTGCATCTTCTTTCAAATATCAGCCAATTAAAACTCCGTTAAAGATatgtccactttgaaactttgaattttgaatttcaaatttcgaatttgaaacacaacaatCTCATCTTCGGCTTCAATCTTTAATCTTGAGTTTGAAATTCGATTTTTGAATCTTCAACTTGAATTTCGAATGTGTCaatttattctctttgaattttgaatatcGTTTGAAGTCTCCACcaaatactctccataaagtgcttgtctgaaTTTGACTGTCCTAGTCAGACACACCTTGTCCTAATTGGACATTTTCAATGTTCACCTTCTAGTGAatttgcaagagtgcttaggattttcacaACTTTTCCTCAGTCTTACaagactattcttggacagccAGATTACTACAACTCGTCTTAACttgaaaaaccttaagatatgcttgtaagctTATTTGAGCTTCATGGTTGAACCATAGATGGACTGCTGTACATATCAATTTAtggctcaaacaaatatcatttagtctCATATgcactcaattaagacaaaTAATCACAAATTTCATATATGAATTAGGGCATAGCGTTTCAGTCACCAAACGTCAAAATTTGTCATTCATttcttcatgaaaaatgttcattataatgtaaataatgttattgtaaaatttcaaacttatTCAAAGGTCATTTGATACAAAAACGATTGTTGAGTTCACAACTAATTTTAAGACACTTCAATGAAAAATCAATTTTGAGTAagtttcaaattcaatcaatttaacATTAAATTCACCATAGAGATCATGTAATTAAACAACACaatcatgaaaacaaaaatgtaggACCTTGGGTCCAACACTACCTACACGGTTTGATATTGATACAAGatcaattttaaaaattatgattcAGTTCGATGTCTCCTGTGATAGATAGGAGATATCAAGCATCCGGCTATTGAGAATAGGAGTGTTGAGATTATGGATAATGTGTGTTCAGGTGTGTCAGGATTTGCTGTCAGTCTAAAGGTTTTGATAAGGTTTTACACCAAGTTTGACGTCTTTACTAGACGGATTGTGTGTAGATAGAGAACACAAACCTGCTGGCTTTAGGCTGCCTTTCTGGAAAAAGACTTAAATTTCATATTGTGTCAATCTAGAAAAAAGTAGGAGACAGAAGACAATTATCGAAATGAAAGAACCTCGAATGAAAGAACTTCTAATGAAAGGAAATGAAAAGCAACATATTGTTGAAATGCATtaggaatttcattgaaaaaaggTAATACATCCTAGGATGTGTTAAggcatgctttacaagctaaatcaaAGATATATCCGCAGAGGCTTTTTGTTAAAGAAAAGGACAAATCTACAACTAGTTGACCTGagccatgctaattgaaaagataagtgatTAAagtcattgaaaacatttgaaGACGATGAGTATGTGGTTGACGTGGGGTCATTGT
Coding sequences:
- the LOC120009049 gene encoding GRF1-interacting factor 1-like; this encodes MQQHLMQMQPMMAAYYPNNVTTDHIQQYLDENKSLILKIVESQNSGKLNECAENQARLQRNLMYLAAIADSQPQPPTLHPQYPSSGVVQPGSHYMQHQQAQQLTPQSVMAARSSMLYSQQPYLQQQQALHSQLGMSSGSAGLHMLQSEAANAGGSGALGVGGYADFGRGSSGEGLHIGSRGMAGGSKQDIGSAEGRGGSSGGQGVDGGETLYLKGGDDSN